In the genome of Budorcas taxicolor isolate Tak-1 chromosome 23, Takin1.1, whole genome shotgun sequence, one region contains:
- the ACTR1A gene encoding alpha-centractin: MESYDVIANQPVVIDNGSGVIKAGFAGDQIPKYCFPNYVGRPKHVRVMAGALEGDIFIGPKAEEHRGLLSIRYPMEHGIVKDWNDMERIWQYVYSKDQLQTFSEEHPVLLTEAPLNPRKNRERAAEVFFETFNVPALFISMQAVLSLYATGRTTGVVLDSGDGVTHAVPIYEGFAMPHSIMRIDIAGRDVSRFLRLYLRKEGYDFHSSSEFEIVKAIKERACYLSINPQKDETLETEKAQYYLPDGSTIEIGPSRFRAPELLFRPDLIGEESEGIHEVLVFAIQKSDMDLRRTLFSNIVLSGGSTLFKGFGDRLLSEVKKLAPKDVKIRISAPQERLYSTWIGGSILASLDTFKKMWVSKKEYEEDGARSIHRKTF; the protein is encoded by the exons ATGGAGTCCTACGATGTAATCGCCAACCAGCCTGTCGTGATCGACAAC GGATCCGGTGTGATTAAAGCTGGTTTTGCTGGTGATCAGATCCCCAAATACTGCTTCCCAAACTA TGTGGGCAGACCCAAGCACGTTCGTGTCATGGCAGGCGCCCTCGAAGGTGACATCTTCATAGGCCCCAAAGCCGAG GAGCACCGAGGGCTGCTCTCCATCCGCTACCCCATGGAGCACGGCATCGTCAAGGACTGGAACGACATGGAGCGCATCTGGCAGTACGTCTACTCTAAGGACCAGCTGCAGACTttctcagaggag CATCCTGTGCTCCTGACAGAGGCGCCTTTAAATCCACGGAAAAACCGGGAACGAGCTGCTGAAGTTTTCTTCGAGACCTTCAACGTGCCAGCCCTTTTCATCTCCATGCAAGCTGTGCTCAGCCT TTATGCCACCGGCAGGACCACGGGTGTGGTGCTGGATTCAGGGGATGGCGTCACCCATGCCGTGCCCATTTACGAGGGCTTTGCCATGCCCCACTCCATCATGCGGATCGACATCGCTGGCCGAGACGTCTCTCGCTTTCTTCGCCTCTACCTGCGCAAGGAGGGCTATGATTTCCACTCATCCTCTGAGTTTGAGATTGTCAAGGCCATAAAAGAA AGAGCCTGCTACCTGTCCATAAACCCCCAGAAGGATGAGACACTAGAGACGGAGAAGGCGCAATACTACCTGCCCGATGGCAGCACCATTGAG ATTGGTCCTTCCCGATTCCGAGCACCTGAGCTGCTGTTCAGGCCGGACCTGATCGGCGAGGAGAGCGAGGGCATCCACGAGGTGCTGGTGTTTGCCATCCAGAAGTCTGACATGGACCTGAGGCGCACGCTGTTCTCCAACATTGTCCTCTCGGGTGGCTCCACCCTCTTCAAAG GTTTTGGTGACAGGCTATTGAGTGAAGTGAAGAAATTGGCTCCGAAAGACGTGAAGATCAGG ATATCTGCACCGCAGGAGAGACTGTATTCCACATGGATTGG GGGCTCCATCCTCGCCTCCCTGGACACCTTTAAGAAGATGTGGGTCTCTAAGAAGGAATACGAGGAAGATGGTGCCCGGTCCATCCACAGGAAAACCTTCTAA